Proteins co-encoded in one Cytobacillus sp. NJ13 genomic window:
- a CDS encoding response regulator transcription factor, which translates to MQDSRLLLVDDEQAILHMLCTILQREQFRNIDTASTAAQALERCRANTYDLILLDVMLPDRSGFDICPLIRETTDAPIFFLTARSTDLDKLSGFALGADDYITKPFNPLEVAARIKAHLRRHKGSQPVPVQTIYDFGRIKINTSAGEVTVSGKRIDLPAQVYQLLLFLSKHPNQLFSKSQLYEHVWGEEGFGEDNTVMVHIRKLREKIESNPSSPCHIITVRGLGYKFVPEGSIYEHP; encoded by the coding sequence ATGCAAGATTCAAGATTACTGCTTGTTGATGACGAACAAGCTATTTTGCACATGCTATGCACGATTTTGCAGCGTGAACAATTCAGAAATATAGATACCGCCTCTACTGCCGCACAAGCATTAGAGCGCTGCCGGGCCAATACCTATGATCTCATTCTATTGGATGTGATGCTCCCTGACCGCAGCGGTTTTGATATTTGTCCTTTAATAAGGGAAACGACAGATGCCCCCATCTTCTTTCTGACTGCACGCTCTACTGACCTTGATAAACTTTCAGGATTTGCCCTTGGAGCAGATGATTATATTACCAAGCCCTTTAATCCGCTTGAAGTAGCTGCGCGAATTAAAGCACACTTGCGCCGACATAAAGGAAGTCAGCCTGTTCCCGTACAGACAATCTATGATTTTGGCAGAATTAAGATCAATACTTCAGCAGGGGAAGTTACTGTTTCCGGGAAAAGGATAGACCTGCCAGCGCAAGTCTACCAGCTTCTCCTATTCTTAAGCAAACATCCCAATCAGCTTTTCAGCAAGAGCCAGCTATATGAGCATGTATGGGGAGAAGAAGGATTTGGAGAGGACAACACGGTCATGGTGCACATCCGAAAGCTCCGGGAGAAAATTGAAAGCAATCCAAGCAGCCCCTGCCACATTATTACTGTAAGGGGACTTGGCTATAAATTTGTTCCGGAAGGCAGCATTTATGAACATCCATAG
- a CDS encoding HAMP domain-containing sensor histidine kinase produces the protein MNIHRRFIFQFFVQLITVFVLFFIILISFWAFLGFSMMDFESKQDLSKAEDYFVSDHVSFKDGKAVFKEELKSLAKEQNGWLLAINETGDVLGTFNMPDKAPKKLKKSEIAAITYGESSEAHYTYWKIGTKPHFVLFGKAKAATKLLDQISPRVDWKQQKLNLSEIVEDELSRRNAWVQLIAPAGNVVDEYEANNQPNKYSVRKLFAEQDTEGSTPAVYFDQNTESAILLGIPADNKASTMEKSLFESLNRSLMIIFVMAFLLLLGGTLWYARKFGVPLLTLMKWIQNLGSGLYQEPADVHGNPVTLSRKGKLKRKFRIYKELITTLTQLTETLQQNEKQQRMMANTREEWISGLSHDLKTPLSSISGYAQMLATNDYTWSEKETKEFALIMAEKSDYMMDLLEDLTLTYRLKNNALPIAKVPTDLNEFIRRIIIHYINDPVYQDRTFHFIPHPESITASIDPKWFQRIMDNIIANAIKYNPPGTAISVILSSIEEHLIVINIKDDGIGMDSATLGKLFSRYYRGTHTGETGSGSGLGMAITKQLVHLHGGTINVQSKPQNGTLIRIMLPVN, from the coding sequence ATGAACATCCATAGACGATTCATCTTTCAATTTTTTGTCCAATTAATTACCGTTTTTGTGCTCTTTTTTATCATTCTGATTTCCTTTTGGGCTTTTCTTGGTTTTTCAATGATGGATTTCGAATCCAAACAGGATCTCTCCAAAGCAGAAGATTATTTTGTATCTGACCATGTTAGCTTTAAAGACGGGAAGGCTGTTTTTAAAGAGGAATTGAAAAGCCTGGCAAAGGAACAGAATGGATGGCTCCTTGCCATTAATGAAACCGGGGATGTTCTGGGTACTTTCAATATGCCGGATAAAGCTCCTAAAAAGTTAAAGAAAAGTGAAATCGCCGCCATTACTTATGGGGAAAGCAGTGAAGCCCATTATACATATTGGAAGATCGGCACTAAACCGCATTTTGTCCTTTTTGGAAAGGCCAAGGCTGCGACTAAACTTCTAGATCAAATATCCCCACGTGTGGATTGGAAACAACAGAAGCTGAACCTTTCTGAAATCGTAGAGGACGAATTATCCAGGAGAAATGCCTGGGTCCAGCTTATTGCTCCTGCAGGTAATGTAGTGGATGAGTATGAAGCCAACAATCAGCCGAACAAATACTCAGTCAGAAAGCTATTCGCAGAACAGGATACGGAAGGCAGCACACCAGCAGTATACTTTGACCAAAACACAGAAAGTGCCATCCTGTTAGGGATTCCCGCTGACAATAAGGCTTCCACTATGGAAAAAAGTTTATTTGAAAGTCTAAATAGAAGTCTCATGATCATTTTTGTCATGGCATTTCTGCTGCTTCTGGGCGGAACTCTCTGGTATGCACGCAAATTCGGTGTTCCTCTGCTGACATTAATGAAATGGATTCAAAACCTGGGGAGCGGGCTGTATCAGGAGCCTGCAGATGTCCATGGCAATCCGGTAACACTCAGCAGAAAAGGAAAATTGAAAAGAAAGTTCCGTATTTATAAGGAATTGATTACAACCTTAACACAGCTTACCGAAACTCTTCAGCAAAATGAGAAGCAGCAGCGGATGATGGCCAATACAAGAGAAGAATGGATCAGCGGCCTTTCCCATGATTTAAAAACTCCGCTATCCTCCATTTCCGGATATGCTCAAATGCTTGCCACAAATGATTACACATGGTCCGAAAAGGAAACAAAGGAGTTCGCCCTCATTATGGCTGAAAAGTCGGATTACATGATGGACCTGCTGGAGGACTTAACTTTAACTTACCGTCTAAAGAACAATGCTCTCCCAATTGCCAAAGTGCCGACCGACTTAAACGAATTTATTCGCCGAATCATCATTCATTACATTAATGATCCAGTCTATCAGGACAGAACATTCCATTTCATTCCGCATCCTGAATCCATAACAGCTTCCATTGATCCCAAATGGTTTCAGCGGATTATGGATAATATCATAGCCAACGCGATTAAATATAACCCGCCAGGCACAGCCATTTCCGTTATCCTCTCTTCCATAGAAGAACATCTAATTGTCATTAACATTAAGGATGATGGCATCGGCATGGACAGCGCCACACTCGGAAAGCTCTTCAGCCGCTACTATAGAGGAACCCATACAGGCGAAACCGGAAGCGGATCAGGACTAGGCATGGCCATCACCAAACAGCTTGTCCACCTCCATGGAGGTACCATCAATGTTCAAAGCAAGCCTCAAAACGGCACCCTCATCCGGATTATGCTGCCAGTCAATTAA
- a CDS encoding permease, translated as MSGFIIYAGVTADSAPPSESYIMIGMAVMCFCLSYLYPQFKQKDERMKLIREKGMFASFFAMMMYLIVFNIGLKLDLILLTASAAVNILSTLLICTVFLSFVIYSRIY; from the coding sequence ATGAGCGGTTTTATCATCTATGCAGGGGTTACGGCTGATTCTGCCCCGCCATCTGAGTCTTACATTATGATTGGAATGGCGGTTATGTGTTTTTGTTTAAGCTATCTGTATCCTCAATTCAAACAGAAAGATGAGCGGATGAAGCTGATCAGGGAAAAAGGAATGTTTGCCTCTTTTTTTGCCATGATGATGTATTTAATTGTTTTTAACATAGGGCTGAAGTTGGATCTGATTTTATTAACGGCAAGTGCAGCCGTGAATATTTTATCCACTTTGCTTATTTGTACCGTGTTTTTATCATTTGTTATTTATTCAAGAATTTATTGA
- a CDS encoding helix-turn-helix transcriptional regulator, which produces MENNLVEFRKRHGYSQDRLAAKLGVSRQTVISIEKGKYYPSLPLAFELARTFNTTIEELFVYEGKKE; this is translated from the coding sequence TTGGAAAATAACTTAGTCGAGTTTCGAAAAAGGCATGGCTATTCACAGGATAGGCTGGCAGCTAAACTCGGAGTCTCCAGGCAGACAGTAATATCCATAGAGAAGGGGAAGTATTATCCCTCCCTCCCGCTTGCATTTGAATTGGCAAGGACGTTTAATACCACAATTGAAGAATTATTTGTTTATGAAGGAAAGAAAGAGTAA
- a CDS encoding VOC family protein: protein MINKIGKITVYVEDQEQAKDFWLNKMGFVLKLEQPMGPNASWIEVGPSDDEFTTLVLYSKAAMEQQNPSAVAHPSILFSTADIEAAYEQMKQNGVEVEDMLKMPFGTMFTFKDQDGNNYLLREDK from the coding sequence ATGATTAATAAAATTGGAAAAATCACAGTATACGTTGAGGACCAGGAACAGGCAAAGGACTTTTGGCTGAATAAAATGGGGTTTGTCTTGAAGCTCGAACAGCCTATGGGCCCAAATGCTTCTTGGATAGAAGTGGGACCAAGCGATGATGAATTTACGACTTTAGTTCTTTATTCAAAGGCAGCCATGGAACAGCAGAACCCATCTGCAGTTGCCCATCCATCCATTCTTTTCAGTACAGCAGATATTGAAGCTGCCTATGAACAAATGAAACAGAATGGTGTGGAAGTTGAGGATATGTTAAAAATGCCTTTCGGAACTATGTTCACGTTTAAAGACCAGGATGGAAATAATTACTTATTAAGAGAGGATAAGTAA